A stretch of the uncultured Trichococcus sp. genome encodes the following:
- a CDS encoding sodium:alanine symporter family protein — MEIVKWLNDTIIWGVPMLVLMLGTGLYLTVKTKAVIFIRFGTVMANTLATVLRKPKEIEAGTITPFQAVCTALAGTVGTGNIVGVAVAISVGGPGAIFWMWISAVLGMVTKYAETTLALAYREKNAKGEYVGGPMYYISKGLGWPKLAYLFCLLTAFSSIGGGNIVQANAVAGSLKDAVAIPALASGLLLALFVALVVVGGIKRIASVAEKVIPFMSLIYTGAAIFILIVQRNQIPSALATIFTDAFTGTAAVGGFAGASLMYAARIGVARGVFTNEAGLGSAPIAHSTADTDHPARQGCWGAFEVFFDTIIMCTITALVITISGTWKDASIDGTEMSNRAFSAVIPGGEYIISIGIVLFAFATIIAWYYSEKAIEYIAGQKVLLVYRIFFIGSLVYGAVAPVDAVWEISDLFNGLMAIPNLIALIGLIGPIVALTDDFFADPGTIRPKDQSYTALIQTKPQNLSGKNEK, encoded by the coding sequence CGTCATCTTCATCCGCTTCGGGACGGTGATGGCCAACACGCTGGCGACGGTTTTACGGAAGCCGAAAGAAATCGAAGCCGGCACGATCACACCTTTCCAGGCGGTCTGCACGGCTCTGGCCGGGACGGTCGGGACCGGGAATATCGTCGGTGTGGCCGTTGCCATCAGCGTCGGTGGGCCAGGCGCCATCTTTTGGATGTGGATTTCCGCTGTCCTCGGCATGGTCACAAAATATGCGGAAACAACCTTGGCGCTTGCCTACCGCGAAAAAAACGCGAAGGGGGAGTATGTGGGCGGTCCCATGTACTACATCAGCAAAGGCCTCGGTTGGCCGAAGCTGGCCTATCTTTTCTGCCTGCTGACGGCCTTCTCTTCGATCGGCGGCGGCAATATCGTCCAGGCGAACGCCGTAGCCGGTAGTCTGAAGGATGCCGTTGCCATTCCCGCTTTGGCAAGCGGCCTGCTATTGGCTCTCTTTGTGGCCTTGGTCGTGGTGGGGGGCATCAAGCGGATCGCAAGCGTAGCGGAAAAAGTGATTCCCTTCATGTCGCTGATCTATACCGGTGCGGCCATTTTTATCCTGATTGTGCAGCGTAATCAGATCCCTTCCGCTCTCGCTACGATTTTCACGGATGCCTTCACCGGCACGGCAGCTGTCGGCGGTTTTGCGGGAGCTTCCTTGATGTATGCAGCCCGTATCGGCGTCGCCCGCGGAGTGTTCACGAATGAGGCGGGTCTCGGCAGTGCTCCGATTGCCCACTCTACTGCCGACACCGACCATCCGGCGCGCCAAGGCTGTTGGGGGGCTTTCGAAGTCTTCTTCGATACGATCATCATGTGCACCATCACCGCTTTGGTGATCACCATCAGCGGAACTTGGAAGGATGCCTCGATCGATGGCACGGAAATGTCCAATCGGGCTTTCAGCGCCGTCATCCCGGGCGGGGAATACATCATTTCAATCGGCATCGTCCTGTTCGCCTTCGCGACCATCATCGCCTGGTATTATTCCGAAAAAGCAATCGAATACATCGCCGGCCAAAAAGTCCTCCTCGTCTATCGGATCTTTTTCATCGGTTCCCTCGTCTACGGCGCAGTCGCGCCCGTGGATGCCGTCTGGGAGATTTCCGATCTGTTCAACGGGCTGATGGCCATCCCGAACCTGATCGCTTTGATCGGCCTGATTGGACCCATCGTCGCATTGACGGACGATTTCTTCGCCGATCCCGGAACGATCCGGCCGAAGGATCAATCCTATACCGCTCTCATTCAAACAAAACCCCAGAACCTTTCCGGCAAGAACGAGAAATGA
- a CDS encoding DUF2254 domain-containing protein, translated as MTFEEKRMWMTLGGSVLFAFVLAIAVILLDTRLVTALDYFPAFLLTSVNLAKSILSLLAGSLFSVATFTFATMLSVISFYSSNFSPRTVENFLLHKTSMQTLGIFLGGFIYCLSSLFFMRSSENEQLVISATVALVYALACVVYFIKFVYNVATSVQLEKLVNKIYKEADTIVDETIAYFQEKPVFDHLPQLETLHQYTLHADKNGYVEYINFERLVELSTEFEGIMVLRFRVGEFLSVNEPLAIFYTNRKLEDEPGLQEVLNRSLTYETEPSTMFDPNFARKKLVEIALRSVSPGINDPNTAIHILHYKALLDAKFARLPGRFVLMGEEKKDFDEEPLRYSGCVFYDFNNFSKDLYESYWQLIHYMKTDISGVVALFDSLLTVAYAAHPKKLSYIKDYSNYLSNLTSPNFTERLDRQNIEERQEHILGITSDEQK; from the coding sequence TTGACTTTTGAAGAAAAGCGGATGTGGATGACTTTGGGCGGCAGTGTTCTCTTTGCGTTCGTGCTGGCCATCGCGGTCATTCTGCTCGATACGCGATTGGTCACGGCGCTTGATTATTTTCCGGCTTTTTTGCTGACGAGCGTCAACTTGGCCAAATCGATACTGAGCCTATTGGCGGGGTCGCTCTTCTCAGTGGCCACCTTTACGTTTGCTACGATGCTGTCCGTCATTTCCTTCTACTCCTCCAACTTCAGTCCGCGTACAGTCGAAAATTTTCTTTTGCACAAGACCTCCATGCAGACGTTGGGCATTTTTCTGGGGGGATTCATTTACTGTCTCTCGTCCTTGTTCTTTATGCGCAGTTCGGAAAATGAACAACTGGTCATTTCCGCGACGGTCGCCCTCGTCTATGCCCTCGCCTGTGTCGTCTACTTCATAAAGTTCGTCTATAATGTCGCAACGTCCGTGCAGTTGGAAAAACTGGTGAATAAAATCTACAAAGAGGCGGATACGATAGTCGATGAGACGATCGCATACTTTCAGGAGAAACCGGTGTTTGACCATCTTCCTCAATTGGAGACTTTGCATCAGTACACGCTCCATGCGGATAAAAATGGTTACGTGGAATACATCAACTTTGAGCGTTTGGTGGAGCTGAGCACAGAATTTGAAGGGATTATGGTATTGCGCTTCAGGGTGGGGGAATTTCTTTCCGTCAATGAACCGCTGGCCATTTTTTACACGAACCGGAAATTGGAGGATGAGCCGGGGCTGCAGGAAGTGCTGAACCGTAGCTTGACTTACGAAACGGAACCCTCCACGATGTTCGATCCGAATTTTGCCCGTAAAAAATTGGTGGAGATCGCATTGCGGTCAGTTTCGCCGGGAATCAACGATCCGAATACGGCGATTCACATCCTGCATTACAAGGCCTTATTGGATGCCAAGTTTGCCCGTCTGCCCGGAAGATTTGTTTTGATGGGTGAGGAAAAGAAGGACTTCGACGAGGAACCATTGCGTTACAGCGGCTGCGTATTCTATGACTTCAATAATTTCTCCAAAGACTTATATGAAAGCTATTGGCAGCTGATCCACTACATGAAGACGGATATTTCCGGAGTTGTGGCCCTGTTTGATTCGTTGCTGACGGTCGCTTATGCGGCTCATCCGAAGAAATTGAGCTATATAAAGGATTACAGCAATTATCTGTCCAATCTGACGAGTCCGAATTTCACGGAAAGATTGGACCGGCAAAACATCGAGGAGCGGCAAGAGCATATTCTGGGGATCACCAGCGATGAACAAAAATAA